Part of the Candidatus Syntrophosphaera sp. genome is shown below.
ACAGCGATCTCCAGGCTGTCGGGCAAAGAGATTTCGGTCCCTGTCAATTCTCCTGGCGGAAGGAGGCTGTCGGGCAAAGCTGTAATATCGGATACCGCGCTTGTGTCCGGGGGTTCCGTGGCTTCAACGGGCTCTTCGGCCACCGGCTCCGGCAGGAGTTCGAGCTGGATCGTGAGCGAATCGATGAGACCACGTTGTGCCTCGATCCGCAGCAGCAGGGAATCCCGAAGCACGGCAACGCTATCCCGCGAATCGATGAAGCGCTGGTACATCCCCAGGGCCGAATCGGGCAGGGCAAACTGGCTGAAGTAGTTTTCCGCGGCGGTGACGTGGTAATCCACAAACTGTTGGAGGTTGCCTTCCTGATTGAGGCTGGAGCGCTGTCTAAGCTGGGTGATGGCGGCGGATTTCCGGGTGGCGGGTTCGGCCAGCTCCGAGGTGGAAAATTCCGAGCGCACCTTGGTGTAGGCCGCGGCGGCCAGATCCAGGTCGCTGCGGATGAGGAAAAGGTATTCGGCAAGGTGGTATTGGGCCTCGGCGGAGCTTTGGGTGCGGGGATAGCTTCTGCTGATCTCCTCCATCTCGGCGATGCCCTCGTCACCCTGGCCCCTGGCAAAGAGCAGGCAGCCTTTGAGGACCCTCGCCTGGGCCAGTTTATCGGGGCGGTTCTCATCCTTGAGCAGTTTTTGCACGGTGGCCCAACTGGCGTTGTGATCACCCAGTAGGAACTGGTTCAGGCCGATGTAATAGCGCGCTTCCAGCTTCTGGTTCTGGGGGATGCGGCGGTTGGCGGCGATCTTTTGGAATTCCCGCAGCGACGATTCGTAGTCGCCCAAGACAAAATAGTAGCGTCCGAACTGGAAGAAAGCTTCCCGGTATTCGTCGGACTTGGGATAGCCTGAAACGATCTTTTCCAGCCAATAGAGGGCGCGGGTGTAATCCTGATCGGCGATCTCGAACTCCGCCAAAGTCAGCAGCGCCCGCGGATGCAGCTTGGCGTGCTGGGGATCGAGCACAAATTCTTCGAGCAGATTCTCCGCCTCCTCTTTGCGATTGATCTCGCGCAGCACCCGGGCGAGATAGATATGCGCCTCGCCGTAGAAAGGGCTTTCGGGAAATCCGGAGATGAGGGCTTCGAACTGGTCTTTGGCCTGGAAAGCGCTGTTTCCTTTGTAATAGAGCGCCCGCGCCATCAGGAAGAGGGCGTCGTCGGTGTTTCTGCCCGGCTTTTCCCGGCTCAGGATTATCCCGCATTTCTTGATCGCCTTGGTATAGTCCTCCACAGCTTGCGGAGTGGCGCGGCCATTGGCGTTGAGGGGCCGGGCCTGGGCGGCGGTGAAATACTTCCGGGCGTTGTACATCGTGTTGTTCAGCCCGCAGGAAAAGAGCAGGAGCGGAAGCAACAGCGTGATCAGGCGATACTTTCTCATTCTTCCCGGATGCGTGGCGCGCGGATATTTGTCAATACAAATCTATCCCCAGCCTGCCCGCGGCTTCCAGCAAGGCGCCGGATCTGAGCAGGGCGGAGGCGGAATTGATGTCCGGATAGGCGGCCCGGTCTTCAGCGAGGGTGGGCACCCTTTCCCGCAGCAGGGCTTTTGCGGCTTCGATGGCGGGTGAGGACGCCAATCCCCTCTGGTCCAGGGCTTGGGCTGCGATCAGCAGTTCGATGGCCAGGACGTTGTTTACGTTTTCCACCACCTGAAGCAGCTTGTTCGCCGCAACAGAGCCCATGCTGACGTGGTCCTCCTGGTTGGCGGAGGTGGGAATGCTGTCAACGCTGGCTGGATGGGCCAAAACCTTGTTTTCGGAGACCAGCGAGGCGGCGGTGAGCTGCACGATCATGTAGCCGGAATCGATGCCCGGACGCTTGGCCAAAAATGGGGTCAAACCGCGGTTGAGGGCCGGATTGAGCATTTGCTCCATGCGGCGTTCGGAGATGGAGGCCAATTCCGAGATCGCGATGGCAAGCATGTCCAAAGCCAGGGCCAGAGGCTCGCCGTGGAAATTACCGCCGGAGATGACCTTATCTTCAGCGGGAAAGATGAGGGGGTTGTCAGTGGCGGAATTGGCCTCCACTTCCAGCACCCCGCGAACGTAGGCCAGAGCGTCACGCACAGCTCCATGGACCTGGGGCGTGCAGCGCAGGCTGTAAGCGTCCTGCACGTTGCCGCAATCACGGTGGGACTCGCGCAGGGGGCTGTTCTCCAAAAGGAGGCGCAGATTGGCGGCTGAGGAAAGCTGGCCGGGATGGGGCCGGAGGGCGTGGATCAGAGAGTCGAAGGCGCGGGGCGTGCCCTTGAGCGCGTCGATGGAAGCGGCGGCGATGATGTCCGCCTGGCGGCAAAGCCTTTCGGCCTCCAGAAGTTTCAGGATGCCCAAAGCCGCCATCACCTGCGTGCCGTTATTCAGCGCCAGGCCTTCCTTCGCTGCCAGTTTCACCGGCGGTATCCCCGCTCTGCGCATGGCTTCCGCGCCGGAAAGTATCTCGCCTCCATATTCGGCCTCGCCTTCGCCGATGAGGGGCAAAGCAAGATGGGAAAGCGGGGAAAGGTCGCCGCTGGCGCCAACCGAGCCGCGCATCGGAATCACGGGATGGAGGCCCTTGTTGAGCATCTCCACCAGAGATTGCAGGGTTATGAGCCGGATGCCGGAATGGCCCTTGGCCAAAACGTTTATCCTGAGCAGCATGATCGCCCGCGTTTGGGCCTTGTCATAGGCGGGGCCGACGCTGGTGGCATGGCTGCGGATCAGGTTCAATTGCAGTTCGGCGATGTGCTCCGGCGGGACGGTTACCGTGCTGAATTTCCCGAAACCGGTGGTGAGCCCATAGACGATATCCCCGCGTGCGATCACCTTGTCCACATAGGCGCGGCATTTTTCCACCCTGGCGACGCATTCATCGCTGAGTGCTATCTGGTCGCCCCGCACGGCGATTTGCTCCACCTGCTCCAGGCTGAGGCTGTTTCCATCCAAATGTATGCTCGGCATTTCTTCCTCTTCTCAAAGGACGCCCCGGCCAAAACCGGAAGCGTTCCAGTGGTCAAACTGTTTTGTCCCAATAAATTTGGCTCCCAGATTTTGTCAAATGACTTGTGCCCGGAAGCCGTCCTGGCTGCTTAACTCCACCCACAACAGAAATTTCTGCTCAGATCCGCTGATTTTCATTGACAGAATCCCGCCCAGCGCCGATACTGGAAAACATAAGGAGTAACGATGAAAACGACTATCACTACTATGGGAATGCCATTCAGGCATGCCGCACTGGTTTTGCTTTTTTTCTGCTTTGTCTTTGCCGCCAGCCGGAGCGCAGCCCAGACCGATTACCTGGTCATCGATGTGGACGACCTGTTCGGCCTCTGGTACAGCGAAAGCGACTGGGGGGATTTCGACTCCGACAACGATCTGGACCTCTTGATGGTGGGATATGGCGCCGGCGGGGCCACCGGAGACGGCTTCCTGAAGTTTTACCGCAATGACGGCGATTCCGTGTTCAACCTGGTGGCGACAGACATGCCGGGAACAGGTAACGGCAGTGTTCGCTTCGGAGATCTGGATGGCGACAACGACCTGGATGTCCTGATCTGCGGCCAGGTCTCGACCGGAGTTCCCATCACAAAGGTCTTCATCAACAACGAGGGAAACTTCGAGGATTGTGGGTTTGATTTTCCACCCCGTGTGTCCAGCTCCGTCTGTTTCGGAGATTATGACAACGACGGCGATCTGGATATACTCCTCACCGGAGGCACGATCGCCGAAAGCACGGTTGGCTATGTGGAGATATTCCGCAATGACGGAGATTTCACCTTCACCCAGTTTGAGGTCTTATCCCCGGGAATCCGCAATGGCAACGCGGAGTTTGGCGATTACGACAACGATGGCTGGCTGGATATCGTGCTGACCGGCAGCTCTGGAACGGGAAACTACATCTCCAAAGTACTGCGCGGCAGCAGTGACGGCACTTTCACGGACATCGACGCCAATATGCTGGGTTTGCGCTACAGCCGCGTCGCCTGGGTGGATTA
Proteins encoded:
- a CDS encoding tetratricopeptide repeat protein, producing MRKYRLITLLLPLLLFSCGLNNTMYNARKYFTAAQARPLNANGRATPQAVEDYTKAIKKCGIILSREKPGRNTDDALFLMARALYYKGNSAFQAKDQFEALISGFPESPFYGEAHIYLARVLREINRKEEAENLLEEFVLDPQHAKLHPRALLTLAEFEIADQDYTRALYWLEKIVSGYPKSDEYREAFFQFGRYYFVLGDYESSLREFQKIAANRRIPQNQKLEARYYIGLNQFLLGDHNASWATVQKLLKDENRPDKLAQARVLKGCLLFARGQGDEGIAEMEEISRSYPRTQSSAEAQYHLAEYLFLIRSDLDLAAAAYTKVRSEFSTSELAEPATRKSAAITQLRQRSSLNQEGNLQQFVDYHVTAAENYFSQFALPDSALGMYQRFIDSRDSVAVLRDSLLLRIEAQRGLIDSLTIQLELLPEPVAEEPVEATEPPDTSAVSDITALPDSLLPPGELTGTEISLPDSLEIAVESGDEQEGTLPDSLEIALEKGEEEARDLPVALDAALGEEEGGIALPESLFIADHGQTEPQLPDSLALAEVSEEPEPPPDPAEQRRLLDQRLISLQTELSALETRVANLEGILQRYDLELVPLALFSQASIHSKTDADSSRVQAIHARMEEEFPGNKYTNALGAILSGAPVRIIDPEEEAQELRLDQALGLAEAQPDSMLAVLGELAESVYTPIRLRSNFRLGWYYSFEAPDTTAAKPYLEEVLNLQQEGEFKDLTTRFFDGTHFMLGTFDKLVATLEEADRIRILEEQRLAAEADSLKRLEDERAIADSLAPPSDLETIPDSLAIEADSTAVPDSLSEAGEEGFMAPEGEGPELEGGSETEAESPETPERKEDPPPQSEPEEPLEDVPPLQPPAPDEPSE
- the hutH gene encoding histidine ammonia-lyase, whose product is MPSIHLDGNSLSLEQVEQIAVRGDQIALSDECVARVEKCRAYVDKVIARGDIVYGLTTGFGKFSTVTVPPEHIAELQLNLIRSHATSVGPAYDKAQTRAIMLLRINVLAKGHSGIRLITLQSLVEMLNKGLHPVIPMRGSVGASGDLSPLSHLALPLIGEGEAEYGGEILSGAEAMRRAGIPPVKLAAKEGLALNNGTQVMAALGILKLLEAERLCRQADIIAAASIDALKGTPRAFDSLIHALRPHPGQLSSAANLRLLLENSPLRESHRDCGNVQDAYSLRCTPQVHGAVRDALAYVRGVLEVEANSATDNPLIFPAEDKVISGGNFHGEPLALALDMLAIAISELASISERRMEQMLNPALNRGLTPFLAKRPGIDSGYMIVQLTAASLVSENKVLAHPASVDSIPTSANQEDHVSMGSVAANKLLQVVENVNNVLAIELLIAAQALDQRGLASSPAIEAAKALLRERVPTLAEDRAAYPDINSASALLRSGALLEAAGRLGIDLY